A DNA window from Streptomyces asoensis contains the following coding sequences:
- a CDS encoding cytochrome ubiquinol oxidase subunit I encodes MHTAALVLADAPAQLLPARSMMAFTLASHIILVPLGVALPLITLIMHGYGLRRGDPTALLLARRWSAVMAVQFAIGVVTGTVLSFEFGLLWPGMMGRWGDVFGIGFGVEAWAFFLEAVLIAIYLYGWRRLPARTHFLLGLPLPAAALLGAFGILAANSWMNTPRGFTLDQAGNPVDVDIWKAVFTPMFGPQYWHFVVAMLVTAGYVTAGVYAVGMLRGRRDRYHRLGFTVPFTLAAVFTPVQFMLGDSIARQVFQKQPVKFAAMEIVWKTDTHVPEYLFGRLHPDGSISGGIRIPQLDSVLAGFHTDTEVTGLTSVPAGDRPTPTQATIAHWTFDIMVGIGSGLALLALWYALIWLRRRRLPRTPWFYRCAAVAGVASVAAVECGWITTEVGRQPWIVYQNMRVAEAVTSTRAGSLWTTFALVVVVYVFVFGSFLAVLLRMRTRWRLDDAGGGPRPPAPETDTPYGPRSTVPADATPAGGGSAPPTGSRP; translated from the coding sequence ATGCACACCGCTGCCCTCGTCCTGGCGGACGCCCCCGCACAGCTGCTTCCGGCCCGATCGATGATGGCCTTCACGCTCGCCTCCCACATCATCCTGGTTCCGCTGGGCGTGGCCCTGCCGCTGATCACCCTGATCATGCACGGCTACGGCCTGCGCCGCGGCGATCCGACCGCCCTGCTGCTGGCGCGCCGGTGGTCGGCCGTCATGGCGGTCCAGTTCGCCATCGGCGTCGTCACCGGCACCGTGCTCTCCTTCGAGTTCGGGTTGCTGTGGCCCGGCATGATGGGCCGGTGGGGCGACGTCTTCGGTATCGGGTTCGGTGTCGAGGCCTGGGCCTTCTTCCTGGAGGCCGTCCTCATCGCCATCTACCTGTACGGCTGGCGCAGACTGCCGGCCCGCACGCACTTCCTGCTCGGGCTGCCCCTGCCCGCCGCCGCCCTGCTCGGGGCCTTCGGCATCCTGGCCGCCAACTCCTGGATGAACACCCCCCGCGGATTCACCCTCGACCAGGCCGGCAACCCCGTCGACGTGGACATCTGGAAAGCCGTCTTCACTCCGATGTTCGGACCGCAGTACTGGCACTTCGTCGTGGCGATGCTGGTGACGGCCGGCTATGTCACGGCCGGTGTGTACGCCGTCGGCATGCTGCGCGGCCGCCGCGACCGCTACCACCGGCTCGGCTTCACCGTGCCCTTCACGCTCGCCGCGGTGTTCACGCCCGTGCAGTTCATGCTGGGCGACTCGATCGCCCGGCAGGTCTTCCAGAAGCAGCCGGTCAAGTTCGCCGCCATGGAGATCGTCTGGAAGACCGACACCCATGTCCCGGAATACCTCTTCGGGCGTCTGCATCCGGACGGCAGCATCTCCGGCGGCATCCGGATCCCGCAGCTCGACTCCGTGCTCGCGGGCTTCCACACGGACACCGAGGTGACCGGGCTGACCTCCGTCCCGGCCGGTGACCGGCCGACCCCGACCCAGGCCACCATCGCCCACTGGACCTTCGACATCATGGTCGGCATCGGATCCGGGCTCGCGCTGCTCGCCCTGTGGTACGCGCTGATCTGGCTGCGCCGCCGCAGACTGCCCCGCACCCCCTGGTTCTACCGGTGCGCCGCCGTGGCGGGCGTCGCCTCCGTCGCCGCCGTCGAATGCGGGTGGATCACCACCGAGGTCGGCCGTCAGCCGTGGATCGTGTACCAGAACATGCGGGTCGCCGAAGCGGTGACGTCGACGCGCGCCGGCAGCCTGTGGACCACGTTCGCGCTGGTCGTCGTGGTCTACGTCTTCGTGTTCGGCTCGTTCCTCGCGGTACTGCTGAGGATGCGGACCCGCTGGCGGCTCGACGACGCCGGGGGCGGCCCCCGGCCGCCGGCCCCCGAGACGGACACCCCCTACGGTCCGCGCTCCACGGTGCCCGCGGACGCGACGCCCGCCGGCGGCGGGTCCGCACCCCCGACGGGGAGCCGCCCGTGA
- a CDS encoding SDR family oxidoreductase codes for MSATQGVPRNVIPAHLLKGQKALVTGANSGIGRATAVALGRAGADVVVNYVAGREEADKVVEEITAFGVRAAAYEADVSNEDQVVAMTERMVEEFGTIDILVANAGMQRDAAFPEMSLAQWQKVLDVNLTGQFLCAREATKEFLRRGVVPEVSSAAGKIICMSSVHQIIPWAGHVNYAASKGGVQMMMETLAQELAPKKIRVNAIAPGAIRTPINRDAWDTPDAEKDLLRLIPYDRVGDPQDIAHAAVGLASDLMDYVVGTTLYVDGGMTLFPGFATGG; via the coding sequence GTGAGTGCCACCCAGGGCGTACCCCGCAATGTGATTCCCGCGCACCTGCTCAAGGGTCAGAAGGCCCTGGTCACCGGCGCGAACTCCGGGATCGGCCGGGCGACGGCCGTCGCCCTCGGAAGGGCCGGGGCCGACGTGGTCGTGAACTACGTGGCCGGGCGGGAGGAAGCCGACAAGGTGGTCGAGGAGATCACGGCGTTCGGTGTGCGGGCGGCGGCCTACGAGGCCGACGTCTCGAACGAGGACCAGGTCGTCGCCATGACGGAGCGGATGGTCGAGGAATTCGGCACCATCGACATCCTGGTCGCCAACGCCGGCATGCAGCGCGACGCCGCGTTCCCCGAGATGTCCCTCGCCCAGTGGCAGAAGGTGCTGGACGTCAACCTCACCGGGCAGTTCCTGTGCGCCCGTGAGGCGACGAAGGAGTTCCTGCGGCGGGGCGTCGTGCCGGAGGTCTCCAGCGCCGCCGGGAAGATCATCTGCATGAGCTCGGTGCACCAGATCATCCCGTGGGCCGGGCACGTCAACTACGCGGCCTCCAAAGGCGGCGTGCAGATGATGATGGAGACGCTGGCCCAGGAGCTCGCCCCGAAGAAGATCCGGGTCAACGCGATCGCGCCGGGCGCCATCAGGACGCCCATCAACCGCGACGCCTGGGACACCCCGGACGCGGAGAAGGACCTGCTGCGGCTCATCCCCTACGACCGCGTCGGCGACCCGCAGGACATCGCCCACGCGGCCGTGGGCCTGGCCTCCGACCTCATGGACTACGTCGTGGGCACGACCCTCTACGTGGACGGAGGGATGACGCTCTTCCCGGGCTTCGCCACCGGCGGCTGA